A window of Campylobacter pinnipediorum subsp. pinnipediorum contains these coding sequences:
- a CDS encoding ArsS family sensor histidine kinase — protein sequence MKYSITTKITIIFAIAFSLVCILLITFSNIEKEHLIEKARDKQINAINYLLALYERANPPQDLSHYFRNFGLIYVDKKQPIEPIFENGELVFSHQTPIGMVKSVYYNNDLYLQIKNTSFEILLKNNETSSINNPLLVSFLISSILLISLYISVLRSLLPLKKLNKDIRKFASGNMEVAICTHGYNEGQKDEIGQVAYEFNNAVCKIRELIQSRQLFLRAIMHELKTPIGKGRIVSEMISNETQKDRLVGVFERLDMLINEFGKVEQLLSKSCSLEYQQCHISLILEQVRDMLMLDNFESRVTCDVQDDVLMKVDFQLFSLALKNLIDNALKYADDRKAILICNGKQIIIKNLGKELEYDINHYKQAFVRGNINAKNTRGMGLGLYIIEQICNMHKFTLEYKYEDGFHNFCINI from the coding sequence ATGAAGTATTCTATAACCACAAAAATAACTATTATATTTGCGATAGCATTTTCTTTAGTATGTATTCTTTTAATAACTTTTTCAAATATAGAAAAAGAACACCTTATAGAAAAAGCAAGAGACAAACAAATAAATGCTATCAACTACCTATTAGCTCTTTATGAAAGAGCTAATCCTCCACAAGATTTAAGCCATTATTTTAGAAATTTTGGGCTTATTTATGTGGATAAAAAACAGCCGATAGAACCTATATTTGAAAATGGAGAGTTGGTATTTTCACACCAAACTCCAATAGGCATGGTAAAATCAGTGTATTACAATAATGATCTTTACTTGCAAATCAAAAACACATCATTTGAAATTTTATTAAAAAACAATGAAACAAGTAGCATAAACAACCCTCTTTTGGTTAGTTTTTTGATATCTTCTATTCTTTTAATTTCTCTTTATATATCGGTTTTAAGAAGTCTATTGCCTCTTAAAAAACTAAATAAAGACATAAGAAAATTTGCATCAGGTAATATGGAAGTAGCGATATGCACTCATGGCTATAACGAAGGACAAAAAGATGAAATAGGTCAGGTTGCATATGAGTTTAACAATGCTGTTTGTAAGATAAGAGAGCTAATACAATCAAGACAGCTATTTTTAAGAGCTATAATGCACGAGCTAAAAACTCCTATCGGCAAAGGTAGGATAGTGTCTGAAATGATAAGCAATGAAACACAAAAAGATAGACTTGTTGGTGTGTTTGAAAGACTTGATATGCTTATTAATGAGTTTGGAAAGGTAGAACAACTATTATCAAAAAGTTGCTCATTAGAGTATCAACAATGCCATATATCACTTATACTAGAGCAAGTAAGAGATATGCTAATGCTTGATAATTTTGAAAGTAGAGTAACTTGTGATGTACAAGATGATGTTTTAATGAAAGTTGATTTTCAGCTATTTTCACTAGCATTAAAAAATCTAATAGACAATGCACTAAAATATGCCGATGACAGAAAAGCTATTTTGATTTGTAATGGAAAGCAAATAATAATCAAAAATCTAGGAAAAGAGCTAGAATACGACATAAACCATTATAAACAAGCATTTGTTCGTGGAAACATAAATGCAAAAAATACTCGTGGAATGGGACTTGGGCTTTATATAATAGAACAAATTTGCAATATGCATAAATTTACACTTGAATACAAATATGAAGATGGTTTTCATAACTTCTGTATAAATATATAA
- a CDS encoding UDP-N-acetylmuramate dehydrogenase: protein MKKMVDFSKFSSIKVGGNFEVDIINSIKDDTYGKVIIGGANNILLSHNPPKLAMLGKSFDYIKLDENILEVGAATKSSKIYNFAKINNIGNFEFLKNIPGTLGGLIKMNAGLCGISISDNLTHVLLKRGWVSRNEIAFAYRKSGIDETIFGAKFKVAGEFDQKKADEFELKRSNQPKAPSFGSCFVNPKDNFAGKLIEEVGLKGYKIGGAMFSDKHANFLINFNNASFDDVINLIELAKKRVFERFGIELKNEVVII, encoded by the coding sequence ATGAAAAAAATGGTTGATTTTTCTAAATTTAGCTCTATAAAGGTTGGCGGTAATTTTGAAGTTGATATCATAAACTCAATCAAAGATGATACTTACGGTAAGGTTATTATAGGCGGTGCAAATAATATTTTGCTTTCCCATAATCCACCAAAATTAGCTATGCTTGGTAAGAGCTTTGATTATATCAAGCTTGATGAAAACATTTTAGAAGTTGGGGCTGCGACAAAAAGTTCAAAAATTTATAATTTTGCAAAAATAAATAATATAGGAAACTTTGAGTTTTTAAAAAACATTCCCGGAACTCTTGGCGGTCTTATCAAGATGAATGCCGGTCTTTGTGGAATTAGTATAAGCGACAATCTTACTCATGTGCTTTTAAAAAGGGGCTGGGTTAGTCGTAATGAGATAGCTTTTGCATATAGAAAAAGTGGAATTGATGAGACTATTTTTGGTGCTAAATTTAAAGTAGCTGGTGAGTTTGATCAAAAAAAAGCAGATGAGTTTGAGCTAAAAAGATCCAACCAGCCAAAAGCACCTAGTTTTGGTAGCTGTTTTGTAAATCCAAAAGATAATTTTGCAGGAAAATTAATAGAAGAAGTTGGACTAAAAGGATATAAGATAGGCGGTGCAATGTTTAGTGATAAGCATGCAAATTTTTTAATTAATTTTAACAATGCTAGTTTTGATGATGTTATAAATCTTATAGAGTTAGCCAAAAAAAGAGTATTTGAGCGTTTTGGTATAGAGTTAAAAAATGAAGTTGTGATAATTTAA
- the fliQ gene encoding flagellar biosynthesis protein FliQ: MMQSTLVSLGIETFKIALYLSLPMLLSGLIAGLLISIFQATTQINETTLSFVPKIILVVVVIIFLMPWMVSMMSEFTIKMIEMIPEFIK; this comes from the coding sequence TTGATGCAAAGCACGCTTGTATCACTTGGTATAGAGACTTTTAAGATAGCTTTATACCTTAGTCTTCCTATGCTTTTAAGCGGTCTTATAGCTGGACTTTTGATATCTATTTTTCAAGCAACTACTCAGATAAATGAAACAACTTTGAGCTTTGTTCCAAAAATAATACTCGTTGTTGTTGTTATAATTTTTTTAATGCCTTGGATGGTATCTATGATGAGTGAGTTTACTATTAAGATGATAGAGATGATACCGGAGTTTATAAAATGA
- a CDS encoding response regulator transcription factor has protein sequence MVNVLMIEDDPEFSQILSEYLENFNIKVTSFEDPYLGLSAGVKNYDLLILDLTLPGIDGLEVCKEIRQKYDIPIIISSARSDISDKVIGLSLGADDYLPKPYDPKEMYARIMSLIRRYKKSHEVTEEAIDSVFRIDEKRHEVYFNNEPLVLTPAEYEILTYLIKQHSFSVSREQLVYNCKSLKDKDSKSLDVIIGRLRTKIGDSSKSPKHIFSVRGIGYKLIG, from the coding sequence ATGGTAAATGTTTTAATGATAGAAGATGATCCAGAGTTTTCTCAAATTCTTTCTGAATATTTAGAGAATTTTAATATAAAAGTAACTAGTTTTGAAGATCCTTATCTTGGATTAAGTGCCGGTGTTAAAAACTATGATTTGCTTATATTAGACCTTACCCTACCTGGCATAGATGGTCTTGAAGTTTGTAAAGAAATTCGCCAAAAATACGACATACCTATCATAATAAGCTCTGCTCGTTCAGATATAAGCGATAAAGTTATAGGTCTTAGTTTGGGTGCTGATGATTATTTGCCAAAACCATACGACCCAAAAGAGATGTATGCAAGAATAATGAGCCTTATTAGAAGATATAAAAAGAGTCACGAAGTAACAGAGGAAGCCATAGATAGTGTATTTAGAATAGATGAAAAAAGACATGAAGTTTATTTTAACAATGAACCTTTGGTCTTAACACCTGCTGAATACGAGATACTAACATATCTTATAAAACAACATAGTTTTTCTGTTTCAAGAGAGCAATTAGTATATAACTGCAAAAGCTTAAAAGATAAAGACTCTAAAAGTCTTGATGTTATCATAGGAAGATTGAGAACAAAAATAGGCGACAGCTCAAAATCTCCAAAACATATATTTTCAGTTCGCGGAATAGGATATAAACTCATAGGATGA
- a CDS encoding ABC-F family ATP-binding cassette domain-containing protein, with translation MLEVRGLTQRFASSLLFEDVNLKLNRNNRYGLIGANGAGKSTFLKILSGDIEASSGEIIIENGLRVGVLGQDQFAFEAFSLKDAVLYGNKRLFDAVKEKEKLYMSEEFTDEINNRLSELEMISAEEDPTYEYETRIEKILSSLGLYEFDKLMSEVENSDKVKVLLAQVLFPKPDILFLDEPTNNLDIDAIAWLENELNRHEGTLVVISHDRHFLNRVCTHILDVDFKKIREFTGNYDEWYMAANLMAKQSEMERDKKLKEKEELEKFIARFSANASKAKQATSRSKQLEKLNIEEIAVSSRRDPSILFRANREIGNELIEIKDLSKKFDDKIIFENFNFKLEKGDKLAIIGHNGVGKSTLCKIIMGELAPDLGNVHIGTTIELGYFAQDTVSKLTSDLKLYEYLQDAQNKDIDEIRKCLGRMLFSGAEQEKAVKSLSGGEKHRVRLAQLMLHKPNLLVMDEPNNHLDLEAIISLGEAFYNFSGSVVCVSHDRELIDAFANRILHLKGNGEIDDFRGTYEEYRQSLGLE, from the coding sequence ATGTTAGAGGTTAGAGGTCTTACACAAAGATTTGCAAGTAGTTTGCTTTTTGAAGATGTAAATTTAAAATTAAATCGTAACAATAGATATGGACTTATTGGGGCAAATGGGGCTGGTAAATCAACTTTTTTGAAAATTTTAAGCGGAGATATAGAAGCTAGTAGCGGTGAAATAATAATAGAAAATGGTCTAAGGGTAGGTGTTTTGGGTCAAGATCAGTTTGCTTTTGAGGCTTTTAGCTTAAAAGATGCTGTTTTGTATGGCAATAAGCGACTTTTTGATGCTGTAAAAGAAAAAGAAAAGCTTTATATGAGTGAAGAATTTACAGATGAGATAAACAATAGACTTAGCGAACTTGAGATGATAAGTGCCGAAGAAGATCCTACTTATGAGTATGAAACAAGGATAGAAAAGATACTTAGCTCTCTTGGACTTTATGAGTTTGATAAACTTATGAGTGAGGTTGAAAACTCAGATAAGGTAAAGGTCTTGTTAGCTCAGGTTTTATTTCCAAAGCCTGATATATTATTTTTGGACGAGCCAACAAATAACCTTGATATAGATGCTATTGCTTGGCTTGAAAATGAGCTAAATCGCCACGAAGGAACACTTGTAGTTATAAGCCACGACAGACACTTTTTAAATAGAGTTTGTACTCATATATTGGATGTTGATTTTAAAAAGATACGTGAGTTTACTGGTAACTATGATGAGTGGTATATGGCGGCAAATTTAATGGCAAAACAAAGTGAAATGGAAAGAGATAAAAAGCTAAAAGAAAAAGAAGAACTTGAGAAATTTATAGCTCGTTTTAGTGCAAATGCTAGTAAAGCAAAACAGGCTACTAGCCGTTCAAAGCAACTTGAAAAACTAAATATAGAAGAGATTGCTGTTTCTAGTAGGAGAGATCCAAGTATATTATTTAGAGCAAATAGAGAGATAGGTAATGAGCTTATAGAAATTAAAGATTTAAGCAAAAAATTTGATGATAAGATTATATTTGAAAATTTTAATTTTAAATTAGAAAAAGGCGATAAATTAGCCATCATCGGGCATAATGGTGTTGGAAAAAGCACATTATGTAAAATCATTATGGGCGAGTTAGCTCCGGATTTAGGAAATGTTCATATAGGAACTACGATAGAACTTGGATATTTTGCACAAGATACGGTTAGTAAATTAACTTCTGATTTAAAACTATATGAATATCTTCAAGATGCTCAAAATAAAGATATAGATGAGATAAGAAAGTGTCTTGGTAGAATGCTTTTTAGTGGTGCCGAACAAGAAAAAGCTGTAAAATCTCTAAGCGGTGGTGAAAAGCATAGAGTAAGATTGGCTCAACTAATGCTACATAAACCAAATTTACTTGTTATGGATGAGCCAAATAACCACCTTGACCTAGAAGCTATTATATCTTTGGGTGAAGCTTTTTATAACTTTTCTGGTAGTGTTGTTTGTGTCAGTCACGACAGAGAGCTTATAGATGCATTTGCAAATAGAATTTTACATCTTAAAGGCAACGGCGAGATAGATGATTTTCGTGGAACATATGAAGAGTATAGGCAGAGTTTAGGACTTGAATAA
- a CDS encoding ATP-binding protein — MIDWACDYAAIFKPQKGLVVVKDIDFVDIDSLIGLETQKEQLIKNTKDFLDGNEANHALLWGEMGCGKSSLIKAIFTKFYKDGLRIIELFYDDLKYLSDIIDELRNLSFKFIIFCDDLSFENGSKDYKFLKPLMQGSISKPPKNVLIYATSNRRHLVSEYKSENEQVEILDGEIHYGDFINEKISLSDRFGLWISFYQGSFEDYLKIVDYYFKDIDIDKTLLHNTAKSYATLRASKSGRTAKQFYMSYKDKI, encoded by the coding sequence ATGATTGATTGGGCTTGCGATTATGCAGCTATTTTTAAGCCACAAAAGGGGTTAGTTGTTGTCAAGGATATTGATTTTGTAGATATTGATTCTTTAATAGGTCTTGAAACACAAAAAGAACAACTCATCAAAAATACAAAAGATTTTTTGGATGGCAATGAAGCAAATCATGCTTTGTTGTGGGGTGAAATGGGTTGTGGAAAATCAAGCCTTATAAAGGCTATTTTTACTAAATTTTATAAAGATGGACTTAGGATCATAGAACTTTTTTATGATGATTTAAAATACTTAAGCGATATTATAGACGAGCTTAGAAACTTAAGCTTTAAATTTATAATATTTTGTGATGATTTGAGTTTTGAAAACGGCTCAAAGGATTATAAATTTTTAAAACCACTTATGCAAGGAAGCATATCAAAACCACCAAAAAATGTATTGATATATGCTACTTCAAATAGAAGGCATCTCGTTAGCGAGTATAAAAGTGAAAACGAACAAGTTGAAATTTTAGATGGCGAGATTCATTATGGTGATTTTATAAATGAAAAGATATCCTTGTCTGACCGCTTTGGACTTTGGATAAGCTTTTATCAGGGAAGTTTTGAAGATTATTTAAAAATAGTGGATTATTATTTTAAAGATATTGATATAGATAAAACCTTGCTACATAATACAGCAAAATCATATGCTACTTTACGCGCAAGCAAGAGCGGAAGAACAGCAAAGCAATTTTATATGAGCTATAAGGATAAAATTTGA
- the recR gene encoding recombination mediator RecR — protein MKKSLEKFNELVQAFGKLPGVGKKSATRFAYFVSLQDNFSGLQLAQCIEDAVRFTKKCTKCGGLSEDELCDICTDETRDNSVLMVVESPKDILVFEQNKIFDGCYFVFDELSDYLVQRLDKIIKEDDIKEIIFAFTPGLNSDALMLFIEDRLKNTDIKYSKIAQGVPTGVNLENIDMLSLLKAIESRTKV, from the coding sequence ATGAAAAAAAGTTTAGAAAAATTTAATGAATTAGTCCAAGCATTTGGAAAACTGCCCGGTGTTGGTAAAAAATCAGCGACGAGATTTGCATATTTTGTTAGTTTGCAAGATAATTTTTCTGGGTTACAATTAGCACAATGTATAGAAGATGCTGTAAGATTTACAAAAAAATGCACAAAATGTGGTGGGCTTAGCGAAGATGAACTCTGTGACATATGCACAGATGAGACAAGGGACAATAGTGTCCTTATGGTAGTTGAAAGCCCGAAAGACATACTTGTTTTTGAACAAAATAAAATTTTTGATGGGTGTTATTTTGTATTTGATGAGCTAAGTGATTATCTAGTACAAAGACTTGATAAAATAATAAAAGAAGATGATATAAAAGAGATAATATTTGCATTTACACCGGGTCTAAACTCAGATGCTTTAATGCTTTTTATAGAAGATAGACTAAAAAACACTGACATAAAATACTCAAAAATAGCACAAGGTGTTCCGACTGGTGTAAATTTAGAAAATATAGATATGTTATCCTTACTCAAAGCGATAGAAAGCCGAACAAAAGTTTAA
- the mfd gene encoding transcription-repair coupling factor, whose translation MQARVYEYFLGDNDCELLICEDDKEAKLCADAAEFAGIKSFCLPSLRASFGDDLRSFSSELFELSNTLSKFYKFKEKKLLISPFHTILNPLPIKKHLQEKNINFGDQLDLQEFADELLRFGYESVDIVESKGEFSFRGDIIDVFSVNEDEPHRILLFDNEVESIRYYSPSTQISTKDELESINITPFIASLNKDEFEKTMQNIKNIQTDSIVNDLNSLGFWAIDDFADYTTIYKCKFVKKIDFSDIDADFSKFSGIGIINEPRKYKGLEVSLSPDFFELNQNKKIQILAKNESMFNALEISYENVEFIQSPLVVNLVSNDKIIVSLNKFEKKTRAKKSSLVLDELKINDYVVHEDYGIGQFLGLEKITVLGATREFVTIAYQNQDKLFLPVENLNLIDRYIALNGSVAILDRLGKASFAKLKEKVREKLFIIASKIISIAAKRELVNGVVIQKDDLEYLNFVQNAGFSYTKDQQSAVDDILTELSSGRVMDRLLAGDVGFGKTEVAMNAIFGCVKSGYQALFFVPTTLLSSQHFKSLKDRFDGFGIEVLRLDRFSTAKEKAYVTSTLQSEKPLVCVGTHALLSLKASKLGLIVVDEEHKFGVKQKEKLKEIGSNSHILSMSATPIPRSLNMALSKIKTYSTLKTPPSSRLDVRTSVKEFDEKIIKEAIMRELRRAGQVFYIHNHISDIMQTAKFLLDILPKLRILVLHSKINAKTIEEEMIKFENNEYDLLLCTSIVESGIHLPNANTMIVENANKFGIADLHQLRGRVGRSDKQAYCYFLVEDKSNISSDSLKRLIALESNSSLGSGAVLAYHDLEIRGGGNIVGEAQSGHIESIGYSLYLKMLEDEINKLLNNNDEVKRQSVDLKLSVNAYLNPDFIKEDRLRLELYRRLSKCTKSSEVFEISSEIEDRFGKIDTFTKQFLDLIMIKIFALELEYKAISNAGQNIAITTDKDEKIRLKSKSLDDDDILGEILSFLRKTLKERK comes from the coding sequence ATACAAGCAAGGGTATATGAGTATTTTTTAGGTGATAATGATTGTGAGCTTTTGATATGCGAGGATGATAAAGAGGCTAAGTTGTGTGCTGATGCGGCTGAGTTTGCTGGGATCAAGTCATTTTGTTTACCTAGTCTAAGGGCTAGTTTTGGAGATGACCTTAGGTCGTTTTCTTCTGAGCTTTTTGAGCTTTCAAATACTCTTAGTAAATTTTATAAGTTCAAAGAAAAAAAATTACTCATTAGCCCTTTTCATACTATCTTAAATCCATTACCTATCAAAAAGCACCTACAAGAGAAAAATATAAATTTTGGCGACCAACTTGATTTGCAAGAATTTGCTGATGAATTGCTTAGATTTGGATATGAGAGTGTTGATATAGTTGAGAGTAAGGGCGAGTTTAGTTTTCGCGGAGATATTATAGATGTATTTAGTGTAAATGAAGATGAGCCTCATAGGATTTTGCTTTTTGATAATGAAGTTGAAAGCATAAGATATTATTCCCCATCAACTCAAATAAGCACAAAAGATGAATTAGAAAGTATAAATATAACACCTTTTATAGCATCTTTAAATAAAGATGAGTTTGAAAAAACTATGCAAAACATAAAAAATATACAGACTGATTCAATAGTTAATGATTTAAACTCACTTGGTTTTTGGGCTATTGATGATTTTGCTGATTATACAACTATATATAAATGCAAATTTGTTAAAAAGATAGATTTTTCAGACATTGATGCTGATTTTAGTAAATTTAGTGGTATAGGGATTATAAACGAACCTAGAAAATACAAGGGCTTAGAAGTTAGTTTAAGTCCTGATTTTTTTGAGCTAAATCAAAATAAAAAAATACAAATACTTGCAAAAAATGAAAGCATGTTTAATGCTTTGGAAATTTCTTATGAAAACGTAGAGTTTATCCAAAGCCCACTTGTTGTAAATCTTGTATCAAATGACAAAATTATTGTCTCTTTGAATAAATTTGAGAAAAAAACAAGAGCTAAAAAAAGTAGCTTGGTGCTAGATGAATTAAAGATTAATGATTATGTTGTTCACGAAGATTATGGAATAGGTCAATTTTTAGGACTTGAAAAGATAACAGTTTTGGGTGCTACAAGAGAGTTTGTAACGATAGCTTACCAAAACCAAGATAAACTTTTTTTGCCGGTTGAAAATCTAAATTTAATTGATAGATATATAGCTTTAAATGGTTCGGTTGCTATTTTGGATAGACTCGGTAAGGCGAGTTTTGCAAAACTTAAAGAAAAGGTTAGAGAAAAGTTATTTATCATAGCTTCAAAAATAATATCAATAGCTGCAAAAAGAGAGCTTGTAAACGGTGTTGTTATACAAAAAGATGATTTAGAGTATCTAAATTTTGTTCAAAATGCTGGGTTTAGTTACACAAAAGATCAGCAAAGTGCGGTGGATGATATCTTGACTGAACTATCTAGTGGACGAGTAATGGATAGATTGCTTGCTGGAGATGTTGGGTTTGGCAAGACTGAGGTTGCTATGAATGCTATTTTTGGTTGTGTAAAATCAGGCTATCAGGCTTTGTTTTTTGTGCCAACGACCTTGCTTTCATCTCAACATTTTAAAAGCCTAAAAGATAGGTTTGATGGGTTTGGTATAGAGGTTTTAAGACTTGATAGATTTAGCACAGCAAAAGAAAAGGCTTATGTAACAAGCACATTGCAAAGCGAAAAACCGCTAGTTTGTGTAGGCACTCATGCACTTTTAAGTTTAAAAGCATCCAAGCTTGGACTTATTGTTGTTGATGAAGAGCATAAATTTGGAGTAAAGCAAAAAGAAAAGCTAAAAGAGATAGGTTCAAACTCACACATTTTAAGTATGAGTGCCACACCTATACCAAGAAGCCTAAATATGGCACTTTCTAAGATAAAAACATACTCCACCTTAAAAACTCCACCTAGTTCAAGGCTTGATGTAAGAACAAGTGTAAAAGAATTTGATGAAAAAATAATAAAAGAGGCTATTATGCGAGAGCTTAGGCGAGCCGGTCAGGTCTTTTATATACACAATCATATATCAGATATTATGCAAACAGCGAAGTTTCTTTTAGATATATTGCCAAAGCTTAGAATTTTGGTTTTGCATTCTAAAATAAATGCTAAAACAATAGAAGAAGAGATGATAAAGTTTGAAAACAATGAGTATGATTTATTGCTTTGCACAAGCATTGTTGAAAGTGGTATACATCTACCAAATGCAAATACAATGATAGTTGAAAATGCAAATAAATTCGGCATAGCTGATTTGCACCAATTAAGGGGTAGGGTAGGTAGGAGCGATAAACAAGCATATTGTTATTTTTTGGTTGAAGATAAATCTAATATAAGTTCTGATTCGCTAAAAAGACTTATAGCTCTTGAAAGTAATTCAAGTCTTGGTTCGGGTGCTGTTTTGGCATATCACGATTTGGAGATAAGGGGTGGTGGAAATATAGTAGGAGAGGCACAAAGCGGACACATTGAGTCAATAGGCTACTCTCTTTATCTTAAAATGCTAGAAGATGAGATAAATAAACTTTTAAATAACAATGATGAGGTAAAAAGACAAAGTGTGGATTTGAAACTTAGTGTAAATGCTTATTTAAACCCTGATTTTATAAAAGAAGATAGGCTTAGATTAGAACTTTATAGAAGACTTAGCAAATGCACAAAATCATCTGAAGTTTTTGAAATTTCAAGTGAGATAGAAGATAGGTTTGGTAAGATTGATACATTTACAAAGCAGTTTTTGGATCTTATTATGATAAAGATTTTTGCACTTGAGCTTGAATATAAGGCTATTTCAAATGCCGGTCAAAATATAGCAATTACAACAGATAAAGATGAAAAGATAAGGTTAAAATCAAAGAGCTTAGATGACGATGATATATTGGGTGAAATTTTATCATTTTTGAGAAAGACATTAAAGGAGCGAAAATGA
- the abc-f gene encoding ribosomal protection-like ABC-F family protein, translated as MALIDLIEVSKKFGANEILSEVSLSINERERVAIIGKNGGGKSTLMKVICGVYEIDAGRVITQNNISVQMLQQTPKFEDSLNVKDAMNLELKEIFDARDEYAKTIALMEKDHDNPDLLAKSEELLKFIDSKDGWDIERKIEQVLEYFSLKEYEDRMINSLSGGEIRRVALGALILKKPDVLLLDEPTNHLDVYMVKFLEDMLKNSKQTIIFISHDRYFIDSIATRSIEIQDGKISNFNGGYAYYLEKKQEILQSLAKSHETLLKQLKSEEEWLRRGVKARLKRNEGRKERVFAMREEAKKNPGIIKRVKLELERASKSFNQGGIDQNRKKMLFEIKNLGIKIDQKELFDGFNARVLQGERIAIVGKNGSGKSTLLKILLNQIDFNSGEIKRGDVKIGYFDQNRSQLDDDKSLIEVFCPNGGDIVEVRGRNMHVYGYLKNFLFPKEFLDKPVGVLSGGEKNRVALALLFTKQYDVLVLDEPTNDLDIATINILEDYLQSFTGAIIFVSHDRYFVDKIANKLWVFKNKKIDVIHTEYSVYLELEDELNQIDDFSKELETEQNNTQKNKTKSVKLSYKQNKILNEYPALIDNLQSEINELNVALSDPAIYQELGINEIYKKLEQKKDELATLEDEYFEVLEISEEMMAD; from the coding sequence GTGGCTTTAATAGATTTAATAGAAGTTAGCAAAAAATTTGGTGCAAATGAAATTTTAAGTGAAGTTAGTCTTAGTATAAATGAGCGTGAAAGAGTTGCTATCATAGGTAAAAATGGTGGTGGCAAAAGCACTTTAATGAAGGTTATTTGCGGTGTTTATGAAATAGATGCTGGCCGTGTCATAACTCAAAATAATATAAGTGTTCAAATGTTACAACAAACTCCAAAATTTGAAGATAGCTTAAATGTCAAAGATGCTATGAATTTAGAACTTAAAGAGATATTTGATGCACGAGATGAGTATGCTAAAACAATAGCTCTTATGGAAAAAGATCACGATAATCCAGACTTACTTGCCAAAAGTGAAGAGCTTTTGAAATTTATAGATTCAAAAGATGGTTGGGATATAGAGAGAAAAATAGAGCAGGTTTTGGAGTATTTTAGCCTTAAAGAGTATGAAGATAGAATGATAAATAGCCTAAGTGGTGGCGAGATAAGGCGTGTAGCACTAGGTGCTTTGATACTTAAAAAACCAGATGTTTTGCTTCTTGATGAACCTACAAACCACCTTGATGTTTATATGGTAAAATTTCTTGAAGATATGCTAAAAAACTCAAAACAAACCATTATATTTATAAGCCACGATAGATATTTTATAGATTCTATTGCTACAAGAAGTATAGAAATTCAAGATGGAAAGATAAGTAATTTTAATGGCGGTTATGCCTACTATTTAGAAAAAAAACAAGAAATTTTACAAAGCCTTGCTAAATCCCACGAAACACTTTTAAAACAATTAAAAAGCGAAGAAGAGTGGCTTAGAAGGGGTGTAAAAGCTAGACTTAAGCGAAACGAAGGCAGAAAAGAGCGAGTTTTTGCTATGAGAGAAGAGGCTAAGAAAAATCCGGGAATTATTAAAAGAGTAAAGCTAGAACTAGAACGAGCTTCAAAAAGTTTTAATCAAGGCGGAATAGACCAAAATAGAAAAAAGATGCTTTTTGAAATAAAAAATTTAGGCATAAAGATAGATCAAAAAGAGCTTTTTGATGGATTTAATGCAAGAGTCTTACAAGGCGAAAGAATAGCTATAGTAGGTAAAAACGGTTCAGGTAAAAGTACGCTTTTAAAAATTTTATTAAATCAGATTGATTTTAATAGCGGAGAGATAAAGCGTGGCGATGTTAAGATTGGGTATTTTGATCAAAATAGAAGCCAGCTTGATGATGATAAAAGTTTGATTGAGGTTTTTTGTCCAAATGGCGGAGATATAGTTGAGGTAAGAGGGCGAAATATGCACGTTTACGGGTATCTCAAAAACTTTTTATTTCCAAAGGAATTTTTGGATAAACCAGTTGGTGTTCTTAGTGGTGGAGAAAAAAATAGAGTAGCTTTGGCTTTGCTATTTACAAAGCAATATGATGTTTTGGTTTTAGATGAGCCTACGAATGACCTTGATATAGCAACCATAAATATATTAGAAGATTATCTTCAAAGTTTTACCGGAGCTATTATTTTTGTTAGCCACGATAGATATTTTGTTGATAAGATAGCAAATAAACTTTGGGTTTTTAAAAATAAAAAAATAGATGTAATTCATACAGAGTATAGTGTATATCTTGAGCTTGAAGATGAGTTAAATCAAATAGATGATTTTTCCAAAGAGCTTGAAACCGAACAAAATAATACACAAAAAAACAAGACAAAAAGTGTAAAGTTAAGCTATAAGCAAAACAAAATTTTAAATGAATATCCAGCTTTGATAGATAATTTACAAAGTGAGATAAACGAGCTAAATGTTGCATTAAGTGATCCAGCTATTTATCAAGAACTTGGTATAAATGAGATATACAAAAAACTAGAACAAAAAAAAGATGAGTTGGCTACTCTTGAAGATGAGTATTTTGAAGTGCTTGAAATTTCAGAAGAGATGATGGCTGATTGA